Proteins encoded within one genomic window of Odocoileus virginianus isolate 20LAN1187 ecotype Illinois chromosome 2, Ovbor_1.2, whole genome shotgun sequence:
- the LOC139029935 gene encoding septin-2 yields MSKQQPTQFINPETPGYVGFANLPNQVHRKSVKKGFEFTLMVVGESGLGKSTLINSLFLTDLYPERVIPGAAEKIERTVQIEASTVEIEERGVKLRLTVVDTPGYGDAINCRDCFKTIISYIDEQFERYLHDESGLNRRHIIDNRVHCCFYFISPFGHGLKPLDVAFMKAIHNKVNIVPVIAKADTLTLKERERLKKRILDEIEEHSIKIYHLPDAESDEDEDFKEQTRLLKASIPFSVVGSNQLIEAKGKKVRGRLYPWGVVEVENPEHNDFLKLRTMLITHMQDLQEVTQDLHYENFRSERLKRGGRKVENEDMNKDQILLEKEAELRRMQEMIARMQAQMQLQLQGGDGDSGVHGHHV; encoded by the coding sequence ATGTCTAAGCAACAACCAACTCAGTTTATAAATCCAGAAACTCCTGGATATGTTGGATTTGCAAATCTTCCCAATCAGGTTCACCGAAAATCAGTGAAAAAAGGTTTTGAATTCACGCTGATGGTGGTCGGTGAATCGGGGCTGGGAAAATCGACACTCATCAACAGCCTCTTCCTGACCGACCTCTACCCAGAAAGAGTCATCCCTGGAGCCGCAGAGAAAATTGAAAGAACTGTCCAGATTGAGGCTTCCACTGTTGAAATTGAAGAGCGCGGGGTGAAGCTGCGTCTGACCGTGGTGGACACCCCGGGCTACGGGGATGCCATCAACTGCAGGGACTGCTTTAAAACAATCATCTCCTACATCGATGAGCAGTTTGAGCGGTACCTGCATGACGAGAGCGGTCTGAACAGACGGCACATCATCGACAACAGGGTGCACTGTTGCTTCTACTTCATCTCCCCCTTCGGACACGGACTGAAGCCATTGGATGTTGCGTTCATGAAGGCGATCCACAACAAGGTGAATATTGTGCCTGTCATTGCGAAAGCCGACACACTCACCCTGAAGGAGCGGGAGCGCCTGAAGAAAAGGATTCTGGATGAAATTGAGGAACATAGCATCAAAATCTATCACTTACCTGATGCAGAGTCGGATGAAGATGAAGATTTTAAAGAGCAGACTAGACTTCTCAAGGCTAGCATCCCTTTCTCTGTGGTTGGATCCAATCAGCTGATTGAAGCCAAAGGCAAGAAGGTCAGAGGCCGCCTCTACCCTTGGGGTGTCGTGGAGGTGGAGAACCCGGAGCACAACGACTTTCTGAAACTGAGGACGATGCTCATCACTCACATGCAGGATCTCCAGGAGGTGACTCAGGACCTGCACTACGAGAACTTCCGGTCTGAGAGGCTCAAGAGAGGCGGCAGGAAAGTAGAAAATGAGGACATGAATAAAGACCAGATATTGCTGGAGAAGGAAGCTGAGCTCCGCCGCATGCAGGAGATGATCGCGCGGATGCAGGCGCAGATGCAGCTGCAGCTGCAGGGTGGTGACGGTGACAGCGGGGTCCACGGGCACCACGTGTGA